In one Brienomyrus brachyistius isolate T26 chromosome 5, BBRACH_0.4, whole genome shotgun sequence genomic region, the following are encoded:
- the nthl1 gene encoding endonuclease III-like protein 1 isoform X2 produces the protein MASPYFFRKRMTEMSRMKETKIQNSTSSTLKTRSAKVPKCSGPAVEVKQEREDQCISVPEPNRPGSGTASNPDQRKTADGEPHWERRRRPVKVEYEEPKREPKREPKREPKREPWEPADWRRQLENIRQMRSARNAPVDSMGAARCVDPLAPPEVMRFQALVSLMLSSQTKDQVTAAAMERLRRHGLTVKGILETDDETLGQLIYPVGFWRTKVKYLKRTAAVLREEYGGDIPGSFEGLVHLPGVGPKMAHLAMDIAWNQVSGIGVDTHVHRISNRLGWMRTKTKSPEDTRKALEDWLPRQLWGEVNWLLVGFGQQLCLPTNPLCSHCLNQHSCPSAHCTSPGRKPLPPILKPPDQSKVKVESPPPTDGIKPDGPASPTGSPGLRRGGIL, from the exons ATGGCTTCTCCTTACTTTTTTCGCAAGAGAATGACCGAAATGAGCAGAATGAAAGAGACTAAAATTCAGAACTCCAcctcatcaacattaaaaactaGATCGGCGAAAGTGCCTAAGTGCTCCGGACCTGCTGTGGAGGTAAAACAGGAACGTGAGGACCAGTGCATCTCAGTACCTGAGCCAAACCGGCCGGGATCCGGAACTGCCAGCAATCCGGACCAGCGCAAAACAGCAG ATGGTGAGCCGCACTGGGAGAGACGCAGGCGGCCTGTGAAGGTGGAGTATGAGGAGCCCAAGAGGGAGCCCAAGAGGGAGCCCAAGAGGGAGCCCAAGAGGGAGCCATGGGAACCGGCAGACTGGAGGCGGCAACTGGAGAACATAAGGCAAATGCGGAGCGCCCGCAATGCCCCCGTGGACAGCATGGGGGCAGCACGCTGTGTCGACCCCCTGGCCCCTCCTGAG GTCATGAGATTCCAGGCACTCGTCTCCCTCATGTTGTCCAGCCAGACCAAGGACCAGGTGACAGCCGCAGCCATGGAGAGGCTGCGAAGACACGGCCTGACCGTGAAGGGCATCCTGGAGACCGACGACGAGACGCTGGGGCAGCTCATCTACCCCGTGGGCTTTTGGAGG ACTAAGGTGAAGTACTTGAAGCGGACGGCAGCCGTCCTGCGGGAGGAATACGGCGGCGACATCCCCGGCAGCTTCGAGGGGCTGGTGCACCTCCCCGGCGTCGGGCCCAAGATGGCCCACCTGGCAATGGACATCGCCTGGAATCAGGTCTCTGGAATCG GGGTAGACACACACGTACATCGAATTTCCAATCGCCTCGGCTGGATGAGGACCAAGACCAAATCCCCAGAGGACACGCGGAAGGCACTGGAGGACTGGCTCCCAAG gcagcTGTGGGGCGAGGTTAACTGGCTGCTAGTGGGCTTTGGACAACAGCTTTGCCTGCCGACAAACCCACTCTGCTCCCACTGCCTGAACCAGCACAGCTGTCCCTCTGCACACTGCACCTCCCCAGGCAGGaagcccctgccccccatcctcAAACCTCCTGACCAGAGCAAG
- the nthl1 gene encoding endonuclease III-like protein 1 isoform X5, with amino-acid sequence MASPYFFRKRMTEMSRMKETKIQNSTSSTLKTRSAKVPKCSGPAVEVKQEREDQCISVPEPNRPGSGTASNPDQRKTADGEPHWERRRRPVKVEYEEPKREPKREPKREPKREPWEPADWRRQLENIRQMRSARNAPVDSMGAARCVDPLAPPEVMRFQALVSLMLSSQTKDQVTAAAMERLRRHGLTVKGILETDDETLGQLIYPVGFWRTKVKYLKRTAAVLREEYGGDIPGSFEGLVHLPGVGPKMAHLAMDIAWNQVSGIGVDTHVHRISNRLGWMRTKTKSPEDTRKALEDWLPRQLWGEVNWLLVGFGQQLCLPTNPLCSHCLNQHSCPSAHCTSPGRKPLPPILKPPDQSKAAVGRG; translated from the exons ATGGCTTCTCCTTACTTTTTTCGCAAGAGAATGACCGAAATGAGCAGAATGAAAGAGACTAAAATTCAGAACTCCAcctcatcaacattaaaaactaGATCGGCGAAAGTGCCTAAGTGCTCCGGACCTGCTGTGGAGGTAAAACAGGAACGTGAGGACCAGTGCATCTCAGTACCTGAGCCAAACCGGCCGGGATCCGGAACTGCCAGCAATCCGGACCAGCGCAAAACAGCAG ATGGTGAGCCGCACTGGGAGAGACGCAGGCGGCCTGTGAAGGTGGAGTATGAGGAGCCCAAGAGGGAGCCCAAGAGGGAGCCCAAGAGGGAGCCCAAGAGGGAGCCATGGGAACCGGCAGACTGGAGGCGGCAACTGGAGAACATAAGGCAAATGCGGAGCGCCCGCAATGCCCCCGTGGACAGCATGGGGGCAGCACGCTGTGTCGACCCCCTGGCCCCTCCTGAG GTCATGAGATTCCAGGCACTCGTCTCCCTCATGTTGTCCAGCCAGACCAAGGACCAGGTGACAGCCGCAGCCATGGAGAGGCTGCGAAGACACGGCCTGACCGTGAAGGGCATCCTGGAGACCGACGACGAGACGCTGGGGCAGCTCATCTACCCCGTGGGCTTTTGGAGG ACTAAGGTGAAGTACTTGAAGCGGACGGCAGCCGTCCTGCGGGAGGAATACGGCGGCGACATCCCCGGCAGCTTCGAGGGGCTGGTGCACCTCCCCGGCGTCGGGCCCAAGATGGCCCACCTGGCAATGGACATCGCCTGGAATCAGGTCTCTGGAATCG GGGTAGACACACACGTACATCGAATTTCCAATCGCCTCGGCTGGATGAGGACCAAGACCAAATCCCCAGAGGACACGCGGAAGGCACTGGAGGACTGGCTCCCAAG gcagcTGTGGGGCGAGGTTAACTGGCTGCTAGTGGGCTTTGGACAACAGCTTTGCCTGCCGACAAACCCACTCTGCTCCCACTGCCTGAACCAGCACAGCTGTCCCTCTGCACACTGCACCTCCCCAGGCAGGaagcccctgccccccatcctcAAACCTCCTGACCAGAGCAAG
- the nthl1 gene encoding endonuclease III-like protein 1 isoform X1, giving the protein MASPYFFRKRMTEMSRMKETKIQNSTSSTLKTRSAKVPKCSGPAVEVKQEREDQCISVPEPNRPGSGTASNPDQRKTADGEPHWERRRRPVKVEYEEPKREPKREPKREPKREPWEPADWRRQLENIRQMRSARNAPVDSMGAARCVDPLAPPEVMRFQALVSLMLSSQTKDQVTAAAMERLRRHGLTVKGILETDDETLGQLIYPVGFWRTKVKYLKRTAAVLREEYGGDIPGSFEGLVHLPGVGPKMAHLAMDIAWNQVSGIGVDTHVHRISNRLGWMRTKTKSPEDTRKALEDWLPRQLWGEVNWLLVGFGQQLCLPTNPLCSHCLNQHSCPSAHCTSPGRKPLPPILKPPDQSKVKVESLPPTDGIKQEGPASLTGSPGLRRGSRGIPASGKAEPDLP; this is encoded by the exons ATGGCTTCTCCTTACTTTTTTCGCAAGAGAATGACCGAAATGAGCAGAATGAAAGAGACTAAAATTCAGAACTCCAcctcatcaacattaaaaactaGATCGGCGAAAGTGCCTAAGTGCTCCGGACCTGCTGTGGAGGTAAAACAGGAACGTGAGGACCAGTGCATCTCAGTACCTGAGCCAAACCGGCCGGGATCCGGAACTGCCAGCAATCCGGACCAGCGCAAAACAGCAG ATGGTGAGCCGCACTGGGAGAGACGCAGGCGGCCTGTGAAGGTGGAGTATGAGGAGCCCAAGAGGGAGCCCAAGAGGGAGCCCAAGAGGGAGCCCAAGAGGGAGCCATGGGAACCGGCAGACTGGAGGCGGCAACTGGAGAACATAAGGCAAATGCGGAGCGCCCGCAATGCCCCCGTGGACAGCATGGGGGCAGCACGCTGTGTCGACCCCCTGGCCCCTCCTGAG GTCATGAGATTCCAGGCACTCGTCTCCCTCATGTTGTCCAGCCAGACCAAGGACCAGGTGACAGCCGCAGCCATGGAGAGGCTGCGAAGACACGGCCTGACCGTGAAGGGCATCCTGGAGACCGACGACGAGACGCTGGGGCAGCTCATCTACCCCGTGGGCTTTTGGAGG ACTAAGGTGAAGTACTTGAAGCGGACGGCAGCCGTCCTGCGGGAGGAATACGGCGGCGACATCCCCGGCAGCTTCGAGGGGCTGGTGCACCTCCCCGGCGTCGGGCCCAAGATGGCCCACCTGGCAATGGACATCGCCTGGAATCAGGTCTCTGGAATCG GGGTAGACACACACGTACATCGAATTTCCAATCGCCTCGGCTGGATGAGGACCAAGACCAAATCCCCAGAGGACACGCGGAAGGCACTGGAGGACTGGCTCCCAAG gcagcTGTGGGGCGAGGTTAACTGGCTGCTAGTGGGCTTTGGACAACAGCTTTGCCTGCCGACAAACCCACTCTGCTCCCACTGCCTGAACCAGCACAGCTGTCCCTCTGCACACTGCACCTCCCCAGGCAGGaagcccctgccccccatcctcAAACCTCCTGACCAGAGCAAGGTGAAAGTGGAGTCACTCCCACCCACTGATGGCATAAAGCAGGAAGGGCCTGCCTCCCTCACGGGCTCCCCTGGGCTGCGACGGGGCAGTAGAGGCATACCAGCCTCTGGTAAAGCAGAGCCTGATCTCCCCTGA
- the nthl1 gene encoding endonuclease III-like protein 1 isoform X3: protein MASPYFFRKRMTEMSRMKETKIQNSTSSTLKTRSAKVPKCSGPAVEVKQEREDQCISVPEPNRPGSGTASNPDQRKTADGEPHWERRRRPVKVEYEEPKREPWEPADWRRQLENIRQMRSARNAPVDSMGAARCVDPLAPPEVMRFQALVSLMLSSQTKDQVTAAAMERLRRHGLTVKGILETDDETLGQLIYPVGFWRTKVKYLKRTAAVLREEYGGDIPGSFEGLVHLPGVGPKMAHLAMDIAWNQVSGIGVDTHVHRISNRLGWMRTKTKSPEDTRKALEDWLPRQLWGEVNWLLVGFGQQLCLPTNPLCSHCLNQHSCPSAHCTSPGRKPLPPILKPPDQSKVKVESLPPTDGIKQEGPASLTGSPGLRRGSRGIPASGKAEPDLP, encoded by the exons ATGGCTTCTCCTTACTTTTTTCGCAAGAGAATGACCGAAATGAGCAGAATGAAAGAGACTAAAATTCAGAACTCCAcctcatcaacattaaaaactaGATCGGCGAAAGTGCCTAAGTGCTCCGGACCTGCTGTGGAGGTAAAACAGGAACGTGAGGACCAGTGCATCTCAGTACCTGAGCCAAACCGGCCGGGATCCGGAACTGCCAGCAATCCGGACCAGCGCAAAACAGCAG ATGGTGAGCCGCACTGGGAGAGACGCAGGCGGCCTGTGAAGGTGGAGTATGAGGAGCCCAAGAGGGAGCC ATGGGAACCGGCAGACTGGAGGCGGCAACTGGAGAACATAAGGCAAATGCGGAGCGCCCGCAATGCCCCCGTGGACAGCATGGGGGCAGCACGCTGTGTCGACCCCCTGGCCCCTCCTGAG GTCATGAGATTCCAGGCACTCGTCTCCCTCATGTTGTCCAGCCAGACCAAGGACCAGGTGACAGCCGCAGCCATGGAGAGGCTGCGAAGACACGGCCTGACCGTGAAGGGCATCCTGGAGACCGACGACGAGACGCTGGGGCAGCTCATCTACCCCGTGGGCTTTTGGAGG ACTAAGGTGAAGTACTTGAAGCGGACGGCAGCCGTCCTGCGGGAGGAATACGGCGGCGACATCCCCGGCAGCTTCGAGGGGCTGGTGCACCTCCCCGGCGTCGGGCCCAAGATGGCCCACCTGGCAATGGACATCGCCTGGAATCAGGTCTCTGGAATCG GGGTAGACACACACGTACATCGAATTTCCAATCGCCTCGGCTGGATGAGGACCAAGACCAAATCCCCAGAGGACACGCGGAAGGCACTGGAGGACTGGCTCCCAAG gcagcTGTGGGGCGAGGTTAACTGGCTGCTAGTGGGCTTTGGACAACAGCTTTGCCTGCCGACAAACCCACTCTGCTCCCACTGCCTGAACCAGCACAGCTGTCCCTCTGCACACTGCACCTCCCCAGGCAGGaagcccctgccccccatcctcAAACCTCCTGACCAGAGCAAGGTGAAAGTGGAGTCACTCCCACCCACTGATGGCATAAAGCAGGAAGGGCCTGCCTCCCTCACGGGCTCCCCTGGGCTGCGACGGGGCAGTAGAGGCATACCAGCCTCTGGTAAAGCAGAGCCTGATCTCCCCTGA